The Thermoflexus sp. genome has a segment encoding these proteins:
- a CDS encoding nucleotidyltransferase domain-containing protein has product MREWARQIARERPEVIRIGYFGSYARGDWGVGSDVDLVVIVRSSPVPFERRATGWDTSRIPVPADLLIYTQEEWEALDRGGRFYQTLMKEAVWVYERPELQADAR; this is encoded by the coding sequence GTGCGGGAGTGGGCGCGGCAGATCGCCCGGGAGCGCCCTGAGGTGATCCGCATCGGCTATTTCGGCTCCTATGCCCGGGGGGATTGGGGCGTGGGCAGCGATGTGGATCTCGTTGTGATCGTCCGCTCCTCCCCGGTCCCTTTCGAACGGCGCGCCACAGGCTGGGACACCTCGCGCATCCCTGTCCCGGCGGATTTGTTGATTTACACGCAGGAGGAATGGGAGGCGCTGGATCGAGGGGGGCGGTTTTATCAGACCCTGATGAAGGAAGCGGTCTGGGTCTACGAACGCCCGGAGCTGCAGGCAGACGCGCGCTAA
- the recR gene encoding recombination mediator RecR: MRPLPTITPPPIARLIEALVKLPGIGPKTASRLAFYLLRAPDEEVMALAEALRELKQQTRPCEVCFNITDESPCAICRDERRDHGVICVVEEPLDVLAIERTGEYRGVYHVLHGVISPMDGIGPEHLRIRELVERVQREAPREVILATNPSLEGENTAVYIHRLLAPLGMRITRLARGLPVGGDLEYADEITLVRALQGRQEMG; this comes from the coding sequence ATGCGCCCGTTACCGACGATTACCCCCCCTCCCATCGCCCGCTTAATTGAGGCCCTGGTCAAACTTCCCGGGATCGGGCCGAAGACAGCCTCCCGTCTGGCCTTTTATCTGCTGCGAGCGCCGGACGAGGAGGTGATGGCTCTGGCAGAGGCGCTGCGGGAGCTGAAGCAGCAGACCCGCCCGTGTGAGGTCTGTTTCAACATCACCGATGAAAGTCCATGCGCGATCTGCCGGGACGAACGCCGCGATCACGGTGTGATCTGCGTGGTGGAGGAGCCCCTGGATGTGCTGGCCATCGAGCGCACCGGGGAATACAGGGGGGTCTACCACGTGCTCCATGGGGTGATCTCCCCCATGGATGGCATCGGGCCAGAGCACCTTCGGATCCGGGAGCTGGTGGAACGGGTGCAGCGCGAAGCCCCGCGGGAGGTGATCCTGGCCACCAACCCCAGCCTGGAGGGCGAGAACACCGCGGTTTACATCCATCGATTGCTGGCCCCGTTGGGGATGCGCATCACCCGCCTGGCCCGGGGCCTGCCGGTGGGGGGCGACCTGGAATACGCCGACGAGATCACTCTGGTCCGCGCCCTCCAGGGCCGTCAGGAGATGGGGTAA
- the asnS gene encoding asparagine--tRNA ligase: MTAPIMRIERIAEYVGQEVTIRGWLYNKTDKGRLYFLLVRDGTGIAQCVVSMRDVPPETFEAARRVTQESSLVVTGIVRQDARAPGIPGGYEIAVQEIQIVHLAQDYPIGPKEHGVEFLLDHRHLWLRSSRQWAIQRIRATVIRAIRDWLDGHGFLNVDTPLLTATAAEGTTTLFPVDYFGERLYLAQTGQLYNEANIFAFGRVYCFGPAFRAERSKTRRHLLEFWMVEPEMAFCTFEEMLEIAEQLVSYVVARVLEERRNELRVLERDTAPLEKVTPPFPRIPYDEAVRLLNEWAEEEADPERKAALRIEWGEDFGAPHETALSLHFEKPVFVTHYPAAIKAFYMQPDPQRPEVVRCADLLAPEGYGEIIGGSERIADYDLLLQRIREHNLPLEEYRWYLDLRRYGSVPHSGFGLGIERTVAWICHLDHIREAIAFPRMLYRYRP, from the coding sequence ATGACGGCGCCGATTATGCGGATCGAGCGGATCGCAGAATATGTGGGGCAGGAGGTCACCATCCGGGGCTGGCTCTATAACAAGACCGACAAGGGCCGCCTTTACTTCCTGCTGGTGCGGGATGGAACCGGCATCGCCCAGTGCGTGGTGTCCATGCGGGATGTTCCCCCGGAAACCTTTGAGGCCGCCCGCCGCGTGACCCAGGAATCCTCCCTCGTCGTCACCGGCATCGTCCGCCAGGATGCCCGGGCGCCGGGGATCCCCGGAGGCTATGAGATTGCTGTCCAGGAGATCCAGATCGTCCACCTGGCGCAGGATTATCCCATCGGCCCCAAGGAACACGGAGTGGAGTTCTTGCTGGACCACCGGCATTTATGGCTCCGCTCCTCCCGCCAGTGGGCGATCCAGCGCATCCGCGCGACCGTGATCCGGGCCATCCGGGACTGGCTGGATGGGCACGGGTTTCTGAACGTGGACACGCCGCTGCTCACCGCGACGGCGGCGGAAGGGACCACCACCCTTTTCCCGGTGGATTACTTCGGGGAGCGGCTGTATCTGGCCCAGACCGGGCAGCTCTATAACGAGGCCAACATCTTCGCCTTCGGCCGCGTCTACTGTTTTGGGCCAGCCTTCCGAGCGGAGCGCTCCAAGACCCGGCGGCACCTGCTGGAGTTCTGGATGGTGGAGCCGGAGATGGCCTTCTGCACCTTCGAGGAGATGCTGGAGATCGCCGAGCAGCTGGTCTCATATGTGGTCGCCCGTGTGCTGGAAGAGCGCCGCAACGAGCTCCGGGTGCTGGAGCGCGACACCGCGCCTCTGGAGAAAGTGACGCCGCCCTTCCCGCGCATCCCATATGATGAGGCGGTCCGTCTGCTGAATGAATGGGCGGAGGAGGAAGCGGATCCGGAGCGGAAAGCCGCCCTGCGGATCGAATGGGGGGAGGATTTCGGGGCTCCCCATGAGACCGCCCTCTCCCTTCATTTCGAGAAGCCGGTCTTCGTCACCCACTACCCTGCCGCCATCAAAGCCTTTTACATGCAACCGGACCCCCAGCGGCCGGAGGTGGTGCGCTGCGCGGATCTGCTGGCCCCGGAAGGCTATGGGGAGATCATCGGGGGCAGTGAACGGATCGCCGATTACGATCTCCTGCTCCAGCGCATCCGGGAACACAACCTCCCGCTGGAGGAATACCGGTGGTATCTGGACCTCCGGCGTTACGGATCGGTGCCCCATAGCGGCTTCGGGCTGGGGATCGAACGGACGGTCGCCTGGATCTGCCATCTCGATCACATCCGCGAAGCGATCGCTTTCCCGCGGATGCTTTACCGGTATCGACCATAA
- a CDS encoding HEPN domain-containing protein — translation MGNRAMDWFRQAERDLEQAEDSRRAGRHEWACFAAQQAAEKAVKALHLSCGQEAWGHVIARLLQELPETISVPPDLIEKARVLDNFYIPPRYPNSHPAGAPFEHYGPLQSEEAIRYAREILAFVRAQMAGAGSRGSGGAGVGAADRPGAP, via the coding sequence ATGGGCAACCGGGCGATGGACTGGTTCCGGCAGGCGGAGCGCGATCTGGAGCAGGCGGAGGATTCCCGCCGGGCCGGACGGCATGAATGGGCGTGCTTCGCCGCCCAGCAGGCGGCGGAGAAGGCGGTGAAAGCATTGCACCTGTCCTGCGGACAGGAAGCCTGGGGACATGTGATCGCCCGCCTGCTTCAGGAGCTTCCGGAGACGATTTCCGTTCCCCCGGATCTGATTGAGAAGGCGCGGGTGCTGGATAATTTCTACATCCCCCCCCGCTATCCGAACAGTCATCCGGCGGGTGCGCCCTTCGAACATTACGGGCCTCTTCAGAGCGAGGAAGCGATCCGCTATGCCCGTGAAATCCTTGCGTTCGTCCGTGCTCAAATGGCCGGGGCGGGAAGCCGTGGATCAGGCGGTGCGGGAGTGGGCGCGGCAGATCGCCCGGGAGCGCCCTGA